In the Topomyia yanbarensis strain Yona2022 chromosome 3, ASM3024719v1, whole genome shotgun sequence genome, one interval contains:
- the LOC131689315 gene encoding uncharacterized protein LOC131689315, with protein MSVNERAEEMRDHIRYTSLKSRSKVTILAHSLYSTTFIRKYGILCVILLLGLGYLFYQRVLYQKYIYHTLPAYQRSVNFKLNSKVSRDHYQPDRWQPIGDPAKRFQIYSAYFDSRLEIVESIPVPRGVLPFGSVRIIAILPLNIRRADVFCNFRYENYPDVRRFRADQVEPIHENFDLPFSALFIVCKLVGSEDSTEITLPNEVGLSYDAEASMINATTFVGIHYHKWNLLPQGQLNNQLAVCVGPLHNYTNAARIVEFVEYWKLLGAERIYLYNKSSSTDVGKVLRYYSERGEAEVHDWNLEGYEFEQDLRYEGIFAALNDCLYRATVLGEYTYTALVDLDEFLLPAGSPGGLIHFLTERDRYDVHSFNFRAVFFYSFYEEDFSRKPPWTNNSYLYTQVRNLRTSSPLMHHNRSKYIAKGRSVIEAGNHFVWSALRDTKEYRVPEDEGLLFHYRDNCVGYGCEAYIEDNRARRYENRIWPAVDTVCRTIFPAYGGVCPLGDGGD; from the exons ATGAGCGTTAACGAACGGGCCGAAGAGATGCGCGACCACATCCGATACACCTCCCTCAAATCAAGGTCAAAAGTTACCATTTTGGCTCATTCGCTGTATTCCACAACGTTCATCAGAAAATATGGTATCTTGTGCGTAATTTTGCTACTGGGATTGGGTTATCTATTCTATCAAAGGGTGCTGTAC CAAAAATACATTTATCACACACTTCCGGCCTATCAGCGTAGCGTCAATTTTAAACTAAACTCCAAGGTATCGCGGGATCACTATCAACCGGACCGATGGCAACCGATCGGGGACCCGGCCAAGCGGTTTCAAATCTATTCGGCCTACTTTGATTCAAGGCTGGAAATTGTCG AGAGCATACCTGTGCCCCGAGGCGTTCTCCCCTTCGGAAGTGTTCGGATAATCGCGATCTTACCGTTGAATATTCGTCGAGCGGATGTCTTCTGCAACTTTCGGTATGAAAATTATCCCGATGTTAGGCGATTCCGGGCGGATCAGGTGGAGCCGATACACGAAAACTTCGACTTACCGTTTTCGGCATTATTTATCGTGTGTAAACTGGTTGGAAGTGAGGATTCCACGGAGATCACCCTTCCGAATGAGGTCGGCTTAAGTTACGACGCGGAGGCTAGCATGATTAATGCTACCACTTTCGTGGGGATTCA CTATCACAAATGGAACCTATTGCCACAGGGTCAGCTCAACAACCAATTAGCTGTCTGCGTCGGTCCACTCCACAACTACACCAACGCCGCAAGGATCGTTGAATTCGTGGAATACTGGAAGCTGCTGGGTGCCGAACGGATTTACCTTTACAATAAATCCAGCAGCACAGATGTGGGTAAGGTGTTACGCTACTATAGTGAACGAGGGGAAGCCGAAGTGCACGACTGGAATCTGGAAG GTTACGAATTCGAGCAGGATCTTCGCTATGAGGGCATTTTCGCGGCACTGAACGATTGTCTATACCGGGCTACGGTGCTGGGTGAGTACACGTACACGGCATTGGTCGATCTGGATGAGTTCCTGCTACCGGCGGGATCCCCGGGCGGATTAATCCACTTCCTAACCGAGCGGGATCGGTACGATGTGCATTCGTTCAACTTCCGGGCGGTTTTCTTCTACAGTTTCTATGAGGAGGATTTTTCGAGGAAACCGCCGTGGACCAACAACAGTTATCTGTACACCCAAGTGCGGAACCTGAGAACCAGTAGTCCGCTGATGCACCACAATCGGAGCAAGTACATTGCGAAGGGGCGGAGCGTCATCGAGGCTGGGAATCATTTTGTGTGGAGCGCTTTGAGGG ACACCAAGGAGTACCGCGTCCCGGAAGACGAAGGCCTACTGTTCCACTACCGGGACAACTGTGTCGGATATGGTTGCGAAGCCTACATCGAAGATAACCGTGCCCGTCGCTATGAAAACCGAATTTGGCCAGCCGTCGATACCGTGTGCCGTACCATCTTTCCCGCGTACGGAGGTGTTTGTCCACTGGGGGATGGCGGTGATTAA